The Juglans microcarpa x Juglans regia isolate MS1-56 chromosome 2S, Jm3101_v1.0, whole genome shotgun sequence genome has a window encoding:
- the LOC121252255 gene encoding GDSL esterase/lipase 7-like, translated as MSTIMIISMSFIFFLHVLPAAMIQSLPLAPALYVFGDSLFDSGNNNLLPTVAKADYLPYGINFAKGVTGRFTNGKTIADFIAEFLGLPYSPPFMSIRRTTPLTGLNYASGSCGILPETGNLYGKCLNLNEQINLFERTVKSGLERHACMQYFNMSSNELSDYLSKSIFIFSVGSNDYLNNYLEPNVYDTSKRYPPQPFAQFLVDTLGKVFQRLYNLGGRKIIMFEIGPIGCIPSITRKKKHNAGQCVEETNQIVSFFNQRLPAFLNNLTSTLHGSTFILAQANFLGYDAIINPSKYGLEDSNSPCCTTWANGTSGCIPFITPCLHAYKNFFWDAFHLTEAAYSLIATRCFNDSICSPFNIKELVRM; from the exons ATGTCGACAATTATGATAATTTCGatgtctttcattttcttccttcaTGTTCTTCCTGCAGCTATGATCCAGAGTCTGCCATTGGCACCAGCTTTGTATGTTTTTGGAGATTCCTTGTTCGATAGCGGCAATAACAATTTGTTGCCCACCGTTGCCAAGGCAGATTACCTCCCCTATGGTATCAACTTTGCCAAAGGAGTTACTGGAAGATTCACCAATGGCAAAACAATTGCAGATTTTATAG CTGAGTTTCTAGGGCTACCTTATTCTCCACCATTCATGAGTATACGGAGAACAACACCACTGACAGGTTTGAACTATGCTTCTGGGTCCTGTGGCATTCTTCCTGAAACTGGAAACCTATAT GGAAAATGCTTGAATTTAAATGAACAGATAAATCTGTTCGAGAGGACGGTCAAGTCAGGATTAgaaaggcatgcatgcatgcaatatttcAACATGAGCTCGAATGAGCTCTCAGATTACTTGTCTAAGTCCATATTTATATTCTCTGTGGGAAGCAATGACTACCTCAATAACTACCTTGAACCTAACGTGTACGATACAAGCAAGCGTTACCCTCCTCAACCCTTCGCTCAGTTCCTCGTGGATACACTCGGCAAGGTTTTTCAA AGATTATATAATTTAGGAGGCAGGAAGATAATCATGTTTGAAATCGGCCCCATTGGATGCATCCCATCAATTACAAGGAAAAAGAAGCACAACGCCGGGCAATGTGTGGAAGAAACAAATCAGATTGTGTCATTTTTTAATCAGAGACTCCCAGCGTTTCTCAACAATCTTACATCCACTCTCCATGGCTCCACCTTTATCCTTGCCCAAGCTAATTTTCTTGGCTATGATGCAATCATAAATCCTTCTAAATATG GCTTAGAGGACTCGAACTCCCCATGTTGTACTACGTGGGCAAATGGGACTTCTGGGTGCATTCCATTTATAACTCCCTGCCTTCATGCCTATAAAAACTTCTTTTGGGATGCCTTTCATCTTACAGAAGCCGCGTATTCTCTCATAGCAACACGATGCTTCAATGACTCAATTTGCTCCCCATTCAACATCAAGGAGCTCGTGCGAATGTAA